The following proteins are co-located in the Manihot esculenta cultivar AM560-2 chromosome 7, M.esculenta_v8, whole genome shotgun sequence genome:
- the LOC110618890 gene encoding uncharacterized protein LOC110618890, with protein MGSLMMKLVLLMLVICGSISCSLGVEPLQILASQKGGKKKTGCQLAGKAANPSEHVKKNHENMIGKLKEYGENLQPAADCKLNIDGNFRCNNKFRMRRLLQTALRPSPGSVSNTGTHG; from the exons ATGGGAAG TTTGATGATGAAGCTGGTATTGTTGATGTTGGTTATTTGTGGATCAATCTCATGTTCTCTTGGAGTTGAACCACTTCAAATCTTGGCTTCACAAAAGGGAGGAAAAAAGAAAACCGGCTGTCAACTTGCTGGAAAAGCAGCAAATCCCAGTGAACatgtgaagaaaaaccatgagaATATGATCGGAAAGCTGAAGGAATATGGTGAAAATCTGCAACCTGCCGCAGACTGCAAGCTAAATATTGATGGCAATTTCAGATGCAACAATAAATTTAGAATGCGGAGGCTCCTACAAACGGCACTTAGGCCTTCCCCTGGTAGTGTCAGTAATACTGGTACACATGGTTGA
- the LOC110618892 gene encoding uncharacterized protein LOC110618892, with amino-acid sequence MASLMMKLLVILSLIAVGSISFSFGAEFEKLTSKEEKKGKFGYLHSKNHPRRTRNSDEMDSESIEIDNLEAISPQFVDGNFRNIHSPRILTEAETSDSRRAGQPGH; translated from the exons ATGGccag TTTGATGATGAAGTTGCTAGTGATCTTAAGCTTAATTGCTGTTGGATCAATCTCATTTTCTTTTGGAGCTGAGTTTGAAAAATTGACttcaaaagaagaaaagaaaggaaaatttGGTTATTTGCACAGCAAAAATCATCCAAGGAGGACTAGAAACTCAGATGAAATGGATTCAGAATCCATTGAAATTGATAATCTTGAAGCCATCTCACCCCAATTTGTTGATGGAAACTTCAGAAACATTCACTCTCCAAGAATATTGACAGAGGCTGAGACCTCTGACTCTCGTCGCGCTGGTCAACCCGGTCATTGA